In a genomic window of Flavobacterium sp. KACC 22761:
- the thrA gene encoding bifunctional aspartate kinase/homoserine dehydrogenase I, with product MKVLKFGGTSVANAQNIKLVLEIVKQKAEKDQLVVVVSALSKVTDLLQLAAAKAAANDESFREVVAEIEKKHLDTLKELIPVSEQSSLLSHVKRIINHLETLLDGCFLLGELSPRTADTILSFGELLSSFIIAQAYQQINNDAIYKDSRELIKTNADFGKAVVNFEISNKLIQEYFAQNEAKINILPGFIAQTLDGITSTLGRGGSDYTAAIIAGAIDAEQLEIWTDVNGMFTANPKIVKQAQPIANISYQEAMELSHFGAKVLYPPTIQPVLRKNIPILIKNTFEPEAEGTLISDVVLSKDTVVKGISHIDNISLLTLEGPGMIGVAGSSRRLFEVLSQEKINVIFITQASSEHSICIGILNSDADNAEAAINRAFEIEISQNKIDPCYVEKDLCIIALVGENMKNHQGLSGRMFSTLGKNNVNIRAIAQGASERNISTVINERDVKKALNTLHENFFEENTKQLNLFVMGVGNVGEKFIEQIHNQKKFLKDVLKINVRVIALSNSRKMVFDEDGISLKDWQATLDKGEEAIPTEFIARAKELNLRNSIFVDITANAGVSDLYEKFLKESIAVVTCNKIACSSAYDNYKKLKSLSRQYNAPFLFETNVGAGLPIIDTVKNLIASGDKVHKIQAVLSGSLNFIFNNFDENNSFHDVVKEAGVQGFTEPDPKIDLSGIDVARKILILIRESGYEMDIDAIANESFLPAECLATTNNEDFFASLIKHASHFENIYKEALAKDSRLKYVAQFENGKASVGLQFIPKDHPFYNLEGKDNIVLFYTDRYVDQPLLIKGAGAGAAVTASGIFADVIRIGNV from the coding sequence ATGAAAGTATTAAAATTTGGCGGAACTTCGGTAGCCAATGCTCAAAATATAAAACTCGTTCTTGAAATCGTTAAACAAAAAGCCGAAAAAGATCAATTAGTTGTTGTAGTATCTGCATTAAGCAAGGTAACCGATTTACTGCAATTGGCAGCGGCAAAAGCAGCGGCAAATGACGAAAGCTTCAGGGAAGTTGTTGCCGAAATCGAGAAAAAACACCTTGACACTCTAAAAGAATTGATTCCGGTAAGCGAACAAAGCAGTTTGTTGAGCCATGTAAAAAGAATCATTAATCACTTAGAAACTTTATTAGACGGCTGTTTCCTTTTAGGAGAATTATCTCCAAGAACTGCCGATACCATTTTAAGTTTTGGAGAACTATTATCTTCTTTCATTATCGCACAAGCGTATCAGCAAATCAATAACGACGCCATTTACAAAGACAGCCGAGAATTGATCAAAACAAATGCTGATTTCGGAAAAGCGGTTGTAAACTTTGAAATTTCTAATAAATTAATTCAGGAATATTTTGCTCAGAATGAAGCAAAAATCAATATTCTGCCTGGATTTATTGCACAAACTTTAGACGGAATCACTTCGACTTTAGGACGTGGCGGATCTGATTATACTGCAGCGATTATCGCTGGAGCAATTGATGCTGAACAACTTGAAATCTGGACTGATGTGAACGGAATGTTTACTGCAAACCCGAAAATTGTAAAACAAGCACAGCCAATTGCAAATATCTCTTATCAAGAAGCGATGGAATTGTCGCACTTTGGAGCAAAAGTGTTATATCCGCCAACAATTCAACCAGTTTTAAGAAAAAACATTCCGATTTTAATCAAAAATACTTTTGAGCCAGAAGCGGAAGGAACTTTAATTTCTGACGTTGTTTTATCAAAAGATACAGTTGTAAAAGGAATCAGCCATATCGATAATATTTCGCTTTTAACTCTTGAAGGTCCAGGAATGATTGGAGTTGCAGGTTCTTCTAGACGTTTGTTTGAAGTATTGTCTCAGGAAAAAATCAACGTAATTTTTATCACTCAGGCTTCTTCTGAGCACTCAATTTGCATCGGAATTTTAAATTCGGATGCTGATAATGCTGAAGCTGCGATCAACCGTGCATTCGAAATCGAAATTTCGCAAAACAAAATCGACCCTTGTTATGTAGAAAAAGACCTTTGCATCATTGCTTTGGTAGGTGAAAACATGAAAAACCACCAAGGTTTGAGCGGAAGAATGTTCAGTACTTTAGGAAAAAACAACGTAAACATTCGCGCGATTGCACAAGGTGCTTCTGAAAGAAATATTTCGACTGTAATTAATGAAAGAGACGTTAAAAAAGCCTTGAATACTTTGCACGAGAATTTCTTCGAAGAAAACACAAAACAGCTTAATTTATTTGTAATGGGAGTTGGAAATGTGGGTGAAAAATTCATCGAGCAAATCCACAATCAAAAGAAATTCTTAAAAGATGTTTTAAAGATCAATGTTCGTGTCATTGCTTTATCAAACTCAAGAAAAATGGTGTTTGACGAAGACGGAATTTCTTTAAAAGACTGGCAAGCGACTTTAGACAAAGGTGAAGAAGCAATTCCGACAGAATTTATCGCTCGTGCCAAAGAACTGAATTTAAGAAACAGCATTTTTGTGGATATTACAGCAAATGCAGGCGTTTCTGATCTATATGAAAAATTCTTAAAAGAAAGTATTGCGGTTGTAACTTGCAACAAAATTGCTTGTTCATCTGCTTACGACAACTATAAAAAACTAAAAAGCTTATCTCGTCAATACAACGCTCCTTTCTTGTTTGAAACGAATGTTGGTGCGGGATTGCCAATTATTGATACGGTAAAAAACTTAATTGCATCTGGCGATAAAGTGCATAAAATTCAAGCGGTTTTATCAGGAAGTTTGAACTTTATTTTCAACAATTTTGATGAGAATAATTCTTTCCACGATGTGGTGAAAGAAGCTGGAGTTCAAGGTTTCACAGAACCAGATCCGAAAATCGACTTAAGCGGAATCGATGTGGCTCGTAAAATCCTAATTCTAATTCGCGAAAGCGGTTACGAAATGGATATTGACGCCATTGCAAACGAATCGTTTTTGCCAGCAGAATGTTTAGCAACAACAAATAACGAAGATTTCTTTGCGTCGTTAATCAAACATGCTTCTCATTTCGAGAACATTTATAAAGAAGCTTTAGCAAAAGATTCAAGACTGAAATACGTAGCGCAATTCGAAAACGGAAAAGCAAGCGTTGGTCTGCAATTCATTCCAAAAGATCATCCTTTCTATAATTTAGAAGGGAAAGACAATATCGTGCTTTTCTACACCGATCGTTACGTAGATCAGCCTTTATTGATCAAAGGAGCCGGCGCTGGAGCAGCTGTAACCGCATCAGGAATTTTTGCTGACGTGATACGCATTGGGAATGTATAG
- the hutH gene encoding histidine ammonia-lyase, whose amino-acid sequence MREIHYISTETITLETLQEILSNNKMLELSEEAKVNVQKCRDYLDKKMATHTAPIYGINTGFGSLYSVKISNENLSKLQENLVKSHACGTGEEVPSEIVKMMLLLKIQSLSYGHSGVQLKTLERLVDFYNNDILPIIYTQGSLGASGDLAPLAHLSLPLIGEGEVLFEGKKVASAEVLKRFDWEPIVLQSKEGLALLNGTQFMSAYGAHILIKAYKYSYLADLIGTISLEGFDGRIEPFNELIHYIRPHKGQIVTAQRIAEFLDGSEIIAQEKKHVQDPYSFRCMPQVHGASKDAIDYVRKVFKTEINSVTDNPNIFVEADQIISGGNFHGQPLALALDFMAIALAELGSISERRTYQLISGLRNLPAFLVDNPGLNSGFMIPQYTAASIASQNKQLATPSSIDSIVSSNGQEDHVSMGANGATKALRVLDNLERILAIELLNASQAIAYREPLKSSDFIEMFLSSYREVVPLVKEDRILHYDIENTVAFLNSFQIENDLLTMA is encoded by the coding sequence ATGAGAGAGATTCATTATATAAGTACTGAAACCATAACTTTAGAAACATTGCAAGAAATTTTGAGCAATAATAAAATGCTTGAATTATCTGAAGAAGCAAAAGTAAATGTTCAGAAATGCCGTGATTATTTAGACAAAAAAATGGCAACGCATACTGCGCCAATCTACGGAATCAATACAGGTTTTGGCTCATTATATAGTGTAAAAATCTCTAACGAAAATTTATCTAAGCTTCAGGAGAATTTAGTGAAATCGCACGCTTGTGGCACGGGCGAAGAAGTTCCTTCCGAAATCGTAAAAATGATGTTGCTGCTTAAAATTCAATCTTTGAGTTATGGTCATTCGGGCGTTCAGTTGAAAACACTGGAGCGTTTAGTTGATTTCTACAATAATGATATTCTTCCTATTATATATACGCAAGGTTCACTTGGAGCTTCTGGTGATTTGGCTCCTTTGGCTCATTTGTCTTTGCCTTTAATTGGCGAAGGAGAAGTGCTCTTTGAAGGAAAAAAAGTAGCTTCTGCTGAAGTTTTAAAACGTTTTGATTGGGAACCGATCGTTTTGCAATCAAAAGAAGGTTTGGCTTTGTTGAACGGAACGCAATTCATGAGTGCTTATGGAGCTCATATTCTAATAAAAGCTTATAAATATTCGTATTTGGCTGATTTGATCGGAACGATTTCTTTGGAAGGTTTTGATGGGCGAATCGAACCTTTCAACGAATTGATACATTATATACGTCCGCACAAAGGCCAAATTGTAACGGCACAAAGAATTGCTGAATTTTTAGACGGAAGCGAAATTATCGCTCAAGAAAAGAAACACGTTCAAGATCCGTATTCGTTCCGTTGCATGCCACAAGTTCACGGCGCCTCAAAAGATGCGATTGATTATGTTCGAAAAGTATTTAAGACAGAAATTAATTCTGTTACAGATAATCCAAACATATTTGTTGAAGCGGATCAGATTATTTCAGGAGGAAATTTCCATGGACAGCCTTTAGCTTTGGCTTTGGATTTTATGGCAATTGCTTTAGCCGAATTAGGAAGTATATCTGAAAGAAGAACGTATCAGTTGATTTCTGGTTTGAGAAATCTTCCAGCATTTTTGGTTGATAATCCGGGATTGAATTCAGGATTTATGATTCCGCAATATACTGCGGCAAGTATTGCAAGCCAAAACAAACAATTGGCAACTCCGTCAAGTATTGATAGTATTGTTTCAAGTAATGGACAAGAAGATCACGTAAGTATGGGAGCAAATGGTGCTACAAAAGCGTTGAGAGTTTTAGATAATTTAGAGCGTATTTTGGCAATTGAATTGCTGAATGCATCACAGGCAATTGCCTACAGAGAGCCTTTGAAATCAAGTGATTTCATCGAAATGTTCTTGAGCAGTTATCGTGAAGTTGTGCCTTTGGTAAAAGAAGACAGGATCTTGCATTATGACATTGAGAATACCGTTGCGTTTCTAAATAGTTTCCAAATTGAAAACGATTTGTTAACAATGGCTTAA
- a CDS encoding DUF47 domain-containing protein, whose amino-acid sequence MSINSIFQFLVPKDKKFFPLFEEASSNLIELASNLHEAVNLPLKEREILFQKIDELEQKGEDITRQTNLELSRNFITPFDREDIHTLITSIDNVADYLHGAASRMRLYQVDKITKSIRKMTEINLEACQNIDSAVKELRNLQNFKIIKDACARINKLENKSDNVYNKAVFEIFENETDAKNIIKYKEVLSVLESATDKCKSVANILESISVKHS is encoded by the coding sequence ATGTCAATAAACAGTATTTTCCAATTTTTAGTGCCGAAAGACAAGAAATTCTTTCCACTTTTTGAAGAGGCTTCAAGCAATTTAATTGAATTAGCTTCTAACTTACACGAAGCTGTAAACCTTCCATTAAAAGAAAGAGAAATCCTTTTTCAAAAGATTGACGAATTAGAACAAAAAGGGGAGGACATTACACGTCAAACCAATTTGGAATTGAGCAGAAACTTCATTACTCCATTTGACAGAGAGGATATTCACACATTAATTACTTCTATTGATAACGTTGCTGATTACCTTCACGGTGCTGCAAGTCGTATGAGATTGTATCAAGTTGATAAGATCACAAAATCAATCAGAAAAATGACAGAAATCAACCTTGAAGCCTGTCAAAACATCGACAGTGCTGTAAAAGAGTTGAGAAATTTACAGAACTTTAAAATCATTAAAGATGCTTGTGCCAGAATCAACAAACTGGAAAACAAATCGGATAATGTTTACAACAAAGCAGTTTTTGAAATCTTTGAAAACGAAACAGACGCTAAAAATATCATTAAATACAAAGAGGTATTATCTGTTTTAGAATCAGCAACAGATAAATGTAAGAGTGTTGCGAACATACTAGAATCTATTTCTGTAAAACATTCTTAA
- a CDS encoding inorganic phosphate transporter: MTILILIIVLALIFDYINGFHDAANAIATVVATKVLTPFQAVLWAAFFNFLAYWVFGFGVADTVAKTAHTMEINLVVILAGVIAAICWNLLTWWLGIPSSSSHTLIGGFAGAAVAHAIAVHGFSGYIGEDGATHYWYQIVSWYKAGKDGGMPSGVLIIIAFIVLAPLLGALASYLISIWLLNASRKSIWPKIFTVGLMIATIWFVYSQMVPYEKIEKPRFDSHFWSVAFDAHNIKWFLVAFIILTVSGFCLIFSSLNLHQADAALKKMQLISSAAFSLGHGGNDSQKVMGIIAAAVAVYINTNPGVHMDSWLDVVLPNDDLGVKGVMPGWIPLACYSAIAAGTLSGGWKIVKTMGSKITKVSSFEGVAAETAGALTLYFTEHLKIPVSTTHTITGSIIGVGLTKRVSAVRWGVTVSLIWAWILTIPISAILAGLVYFVLSVFI, encoded by the coding sequence ATGACGATACTTATATTAATTATAGTATTAGCTTTAATTTTTGATTACATCAATGGTTTTCATGATGCGGCAAATGCTATTGCGACAGTTGTTGCAACGAAGGTTCTGACGCCTTTTCAGGCCGTTCTTTGGGCAGCGTTTTTCAACTTTTTAGCCTATTGGGTTTTCGGGTTTGGTGTTGCAGATACAGTTGCAAAAACGGCACACACCATGGAAATCAACCTAGTGGTGATTTTAGCCGGAGTTATTGCGGCAATTTGTTGGAACTTATTGACTTGGTGGTTAGGAATTCCTTCAAGTTCTTCACATACACTTATCGGAGGTTTTGCAGGAGCGGCGGTTGCGCATGCGATTGCAGTTCACGGATTTTCAGGATATATTGGAGAAGATGGTGCTACACATTATTGGTACCAAATTGTTAGCTGGTATAAAGCCGGAAAAGATGGTGGAATGCCTTCGGGAGTTCTTATCATTATTGCTTTCATTGTTTTGGCACCATTATTAGGAGCGTTAGCATCTTATTTGATTTCGATTTGGTTGTTAAATGCTTCTCGTAAAAGTATTTGGCCAAAAATATTTACAGTAGGCTTGATGATTGCAACAATTTGGTTTGTTTACAGCCAAATGGTTCCTTATGAGAAAATCGAAAAACCAAGATTTGATTCTCACTTCTGGAGCGTAGCTTTTGATGCGCACAATATTAAATGGTTCTTAGTTGCCTTTATTATATTAACAGTAAGTGGATTTTGTTTGATTTTCAGTAGTTTGAATCTGCATCAAGCTGATGCTGCTTTGAAAAAGATGCAATTAATATCTTCTGCTGCATTTAGTTTAGGACACGGAGGAAATGACTCTCAAAAAGTAATGGGTATTATTGCTGCGGCAGTAGCAGTTTACATCAATACAAATCCTGGTGTTCATATGGATTCTTGGTTAGACGTTGTCTTGCCAAATGATGATTTAGGAGTTAAAGGTGTTATGCCAGGCTGGATTCCATTAGCTTGTTATTCTGCAATTGCTGCAGGAACTTTAAGTGGAGGATGGAAGATTGTAAAAACAATGGGTTCAAAAATCACAAAAGTAAGCTCATTTGAAGGTGTTGCAGCTGAAACTGCCGGTGCTTTGACGCTCTACTTTACAGAGCATTTAAAAATTCCAGTAAGTACAACGCATACTATTACAGGTTCTATTATTGGTGTTGGATTAACAAAACGTGTTTCTGCCGTTAGATGGGGAGTTACAGTGAGCTTAATCTGGGCTTGGATCTTGACTATTCCAATTTCAGCTATTCTTGCAGGTTTGGTTTATTTTGTTTTGAGCGTATTTATTTAA